A single genomic interval of Trichosurus vulpecula isolate mTriVul1 chromosome 6, mTriVul1.pri, whole genome shotgun sequence harbors:
- the KCNA4 gene encoding potassium voltage-gated channel subfamily A member 4: MEVAMVSAESSGCNSHMPYGYAAQARARERERLAHSRAAAAAAVAAATAAVEGSGGSGGGSGSHHHHQARGACSSHDPQSSRSSRRRRRQQRTTEKKKIHHRQGSFPHCSDLMPSGSEEKILRELSEEEEEEEEEEEEEEDGRFYYSEDDHGDECSYTDLLPQDDGGGGGGGYSSVRYSDCCERVVINVSGLRFETQMKTLAQFPETLLGDPEKRTQYFDPLRNEYFFDRNRPSFDAILYYYQSGGRLKRPVNVPFDIFTEEVKFYQLGEEALLKFREDEGFVREEEDKALPENEFKKQIWLLFEYPESSSPARGIAIVSVLVILISIVIFCLETLPEFRDEKETTMAMSAGGRGLMPNDTMSPHLENSGHTIFNDPFFIVETVCIIWFSFEFVVRCFACPSQALFFKNIMNIIDIVSILPYFITLGTDLAQQQGGGNGQQQQAMSFAILRIIRLVRVFRIFKLSRHSKGLQILGHTLRASMRELGLLIFFLFIGVILFSSAVYFAEADEPTTHFQSIPDAFWWAVVTMTTVGYGDMKPITVGGKIVGSLCAIAGVLTIALPVPVIVSNFNYFYHRETENEEQTQLTQNAVSCPYLPSNLLKKFRSSTSSSFGDKSEYLEMEEGVKESLCAKEEKCQGKGDDSETDKKNCSNAKTVETDV; the protein is encoded by the coding sequence ATGGAGGTTGCAATGGTAAGTGCCGAGAGCTCGGGCTGCAACAGTCACATGCCCTACGGATATGCCGCTCAGGCCCGGGCACGGGAGAGGGAGCGGTTAGCGCACTCCAGGGCTGCTGCAGCCGCCGCAGTGGCAGCTGCCACGGCAGCGGTGGAAGGCAGTGGGGGCTCAGGAGGAGGCAGCGGCTCGCATCACCACCATCAGGCCCGTGGGGCCTGCTCTTCACACGACCCCCAGAGCAGCCGGAGCAGCAGAAgacggcggcggcagcagcggacaacagagaagaaaaagatccaTCATCGGCAGGGCAGCTTCCCTCACTGCTCAGACCTCATGCCTAGCGGCTCAGAAGAAAAAATCCTGAGGGAGTtgagtgaggaagaggaggaggaagaggaggaggaggaagaggaagaagatgggagGTTTTATTATAGCGAGGATGACCACGGAGATGAATGTTCTTACACTGACCTGCTGCCTCaggatgatgggggtgggggtggcggcGGCTACAGTTCTGTCCGCTACAGTGACTGCTGCGAGAGGGTGGTCATCAACGTATCCGGCCTCCGCTTTGAGACCCAGATGAAAACCCTTGCTCAGTTTCCAGAGACCCTACTGGGGGATCCTGAGAAAAGGACTCAGTATTTTGACCCTTTACGCAATGAGTATTTTTTTGACCGGAACCGGCCCAGTTTTGATGCCATCTTATATTATTACCAGTCAGGGGGGCGTCTGAAGAGGCCAGTCAATGTTCCTTTCGACATCTTCACTGAAGAGGTGAAGTTCTACCAGCTGGGAGAGGAGGCCCTCCTCAAATTTCGGGAAGATGAGGGCTTtgtgagggaggaagaagacaaggcTTTGCCAGAAAATGAGTTTAAGAAGCAGATCTGGCTGCTCTTTGAGTACCCGGAGAGCTCCAGCCCGGCTCGGGGCATCGCCATTGTCTCTGTCCTGGTCATCTTGATCTCCATCGTTATCTTTTGTCTGGAGACTCTGCCGGAGTTCCGGGATGAGAAGGAGACTACCATGGCCATGAGTGCCGGTGGGCGAGGTCTGATGCCCAATGACACCATGTCTCCTCACCTGGAGAACTCCGGACACACAATCTTCAATGACCCTTTTTTCATAGTGGAGACAGTCTGCATCATCTGGTTCTCCTTCGAGTTTGTGGTCCGCTGCTTTGCCTGCCCGAGCCAAGCCCTTTTCTTCAAAAACATCATGAACATCATTGACATTGTCTCCATTTTGCCTTACTTCATCACCCTGGGCACCGACCTGGCCCAGCAGCAAGGAGGTGGCAATGGCCAACAGCAGCAGGCCATGTCCTTCGCCATCCTGAGGATCATTCGCCTGGTCCGGGTTTTCCGGATCTTCAAGCTTTCCAGACACTCCAAGGGCCTTCAGATCCTGGGCCACACCCTCAGGGCCAGCATGCGGGAACTGGGCCTTctgatctttttccttttcattggggTCATCCTGTTCTCCAGTGCTGTGTACTTCGCCGAAGCAGATGAGCCTACTACGCATTTCCAAAGCATCCCAGATGCCTTTTGGTGGGCTGTGGTGACCATGACAACTGTGGGCTATGGGGACATGAAGCCCATCACGGTGGGGGGCAAGATAGTGGGGTCCCTGTGTGCCATTGCAGGTGTGTTAACCATTGCTTTGCCCGTGCCAGTGATTGTTTCCAACTTTAACTATTTCTACCATAGAGAGACTGAGAATGAGGAGCAGACGCAGCTGACCCAGAATGCTGTCAGCTGCCCATATCTGCCCTCTAACTTGCTGAAGAAATTCCGGAGCTCAACTTCTTCTTCCTTTGGGGACAAGTCTGAGTATCTGGAGATGGAAGAAGGAGTTAAGGAATCTCTTTgtgcaaaagaggaaaaatgtcaGGGGAAGGGGGATGACAGTGAAACGGATAAAAAAAACTGCAGCAACGCCAAGACTGTGGAGACTGACGTGTGA